One genomic window of Terriglobales bacterium includes the following:
- a CDS encoding BadF/BadG/BcrA/BcrD ATPase family protein, which produces MPGITEKADPQKKYDLLWMGVDVGSTTVKVVVIDGDTDAILWADYQRHETKQPEKAIEMLKAIAADLPATPFENYRVFITGSGGSGIAKHIGAKFVQEVNAVSLAVEKLYPECGSVIELGGQDAKIIIFKEDPETGKKKKLPSMNDKCAGGTGAVIDKINAKLRIPSDQLCQMGYEGLKLHPVAGKCGVFAETDINGLQKQGVPPPELMASLFESIVQQNLSVLTRGNTLRPVVLLLGGPNCYIKGMRDCWKANIPKIWEERNYPLPEGVDPEELVRTPDNAQYFACIGAVEFGKQEDPGIGVYQGYEKLEWYITEGRAIEKAKKGGGQALAKDDAELTAFKTKYAKKKFVPATFEPGQVVEGFLGIDGGSTSTKAVLVDKDRNVLCKTYQLSHGNPIEDTQEVVAKVAKQVSDQGATLRIMGVGTTGYAKDILKDAVGADVALVETVAHTQAALHFYPDADVICDVGGQDIKIIVLKDGRVKDFKLNTQCSAGNGYFLQGTCESFGFKVE; this is translated from the coding sequence ATGCCAGGAATCACCGAAAAAGCGGATCCGCAGAAGAAATACGACCTGCTCTGGATGGGCGTTGACGTAGGTTCCACCACGGTAAAAGTCGTGGTGATCGACGGCGACACTGACGCCATTCTTTGGGCGGACTATCAGCGGCACGAGACCAAGCAGCCGGAGAAGGCGATCGAGATGTTGAAGGCGATCGCGGCTGACCTTCCGGCAACGCCGTTTGAGAATTACCGCGTCTTCATCACCGGCTCGGGCGGCTCGGGCATTGCCAAGCACATTGGCGCCAAATTCGTGCAGGAAGTGAACGCGGTGTCACTGGCGGTAGAAAAACTCTATCCCGAATGCGGCTCGGTGATCGAACTCGGCGGGCAGGACGCCAAGATCATCATCTTCAAGGAAGACCCCGAGACCGGCAAAAAGAAAAAGCTGCCTTCCATGAACGACAAGTGCGCGGGCGGAACCGGCGCGGTGATCGACAAGATCAACGCCAAGCTGCGTATTCCCTCCGATCAGCTCTGCCAGATGGGCTATGAGGGCCTGAAGCTGCATCCCGTGGCGGGCAAGTGCGGCGTCTTCGCCGAAACCGATATCAACGGCCTGCAGAAGCAAGGCGTTCCGCCACCCGAGCTGATGGCGTCGCTGTTCGAGTCCATCGTGCAGCAGAACCTTTCGGTGCTTACCCGCGGCAATACGCTGCGTCCGGTTGTGCTGCTGCTCGGCGGTCCGAATTGCTACATCAAGGGCATGAGGGATTGCTGGAAAGCGAACATCCCCAAGATCTGGGAAGAGCGGAATTATCCGCTGCCCGAGGGCGTGGATCCGGAAGAGTTGGTTCGCACGCCAGACAATGCTCAATATTTTGCCTGCATCGGTGCGGTGGAGTTCGGCAAGCAGGAAGACCCCGGCATTGGCGTTTACCAAGGCTACGAGAAGCTGGAGTGGTACATCACTGAAGGCCGCGCAATCGAAAAGGCCAAAAAGGGCGGCGGGCAGGCCTTAGCCAAAGATGACGCCGAGCTTACTGCGTTCAAAACCAAGTACGCCAAGAAAAAGTTTGTGCCGGCAACGTTTGAACCAGGGCAGGTAGTCGAAGGATTCCTCGGAATTGACGGCGGCTCAACGTCAACAAAAGCTGTGCTGGTGGATAAGGACCGCAACGTTCTTTGCAAGACTTATCAGCTCTCGCACGGTAATCCGATCGAGGACACTCAAGAGGTTGTCGCCAAAGTTGCGAAGCAGGTGAGCGACCAGGGGGCCACCCTGCGAATCATGGGTGTGGGTACGACCGGCTACGCTAAAGACATTTTGAAAGACGCCGTCGGGGCGGACGTAGCGCTGGTCGAGACGGTTGCGCACACACAGGCGGCGTTGCACTTCTATCCCGATGCTGATGTGATCTGCGATGTCGGCGGTCAGGACATCAAGATCATCGTCCTTAAAGACGGCCGGGTAAAAGATTTCAAGCTCAACACCCAATGCTCGGCGGGCAATGGTTACTTCCTGCAAGGAACGTGCGAATCGTTCGGCTTCAAAGTGGAA